In Pyrus communis chromosome 1, drPyrComm1.1, whole genome shotgun sequence, the following are encoded in one genomic region:
- the LOC137740106 gene encoding probable methyltransferase PMT28 has product MAVARLARLGRQAKRPGGFCIKMTAVAILGLCFIFAWSMFSSPSSSVTTRIESFDNIGASPGSKSIRGSTPSGTHQVASNGGEEKRANGSAVSSPAHEHKYEKEKKEEVNGKKGKGKKKLPESVVKGKNVTLESENEDSESEKEDGDEEKEVVDGKEEALGDESEGNGEAGGEGDNLMETMDKESEEMKLEDDGGESEKRRKKRYKMKGPLFDPKAHYSWKQCSTRSKHNYIPCIDMEVGSGRLQYRHTERSCPKVEPMCLVPLPRDGYGPPVPWPESKEKILYKNVEHPKLAVFIKERSWVMKSGEYLTFPQNQSELKGGILHYLESIEEMVPDIEWGKNIRVVLDIGCTDSAFGASLVDKDVLTLALGLKDDLVDLAQVALERGFPALVSPFQNRRLPFPSGVFDAVHCGGCTIPWHSNGGKHLLEMNRILRPGGYFVLSTKHDSFEEEEAMAKLTASLCWNILAHKTDEVSDVGVKIYQKPDSNDIYDLRRKKYPPLCKENENPDAAWYVPVKTCLHPIPSAIEQRGTEWPEEWPKRLERYPDWLSDKDKLDADTKHWKAIVDKSYLTGLGIDWSKIRNVMDMKAIYGGFAAALAQQKVWVMNVVPVHAPDTLPFIFERGLVGTYHDWCESFGTYPRSYDFLHVDHLFSRLKNRCKQPVSIVVEMDRLLRPGGWAIIREKVEVLEPLEGILKSMHWEIRMTYAQGKEGILCAQKTLWRP; this is encoded by the exons ATGGCAGTGGCTCGGTTAGCTCGGTTGGGCCGCCAAGCAAAACGGCCAGGTGGGTTCTGCATAAAAATGACGGCGGTGGCAATCTTGGGCCTCTGCTTTATATTCGCCTGGTCGAtgttttcttctccttcctcctcCGTCACCACCCGAATCGAAAGCTTCGACAACATTGGGGCGTCGCCTGGATCAAAGAGCATCAGGGGGAGCACTCCCAGTGGGACCCACCAAGTTGCTAGTAATGGTGGGGAGGAGAAAAGGGCTAATGGCTCTGCTGTGAGTTCACCTGCCCATGAGCATAAATacgagaaggagaagaaagaagaggtaAATGGGAAGAAGGGGAAGGGTAAGAAAAAGTTACCAGAGAGTGTGGTGAAGGGTAAAAATGTGACCTTGGAATCCGAGAATGAAGATTCGGAGAGTGAAAAGGAAGATGGGGACGAAGAAAAGGAGGTGGTGGATGGAAAGGAAGAAGCTTTGGGTGATGAGAGTGAAGGAAATGGGGAAGCAGGGGGAGAGGGGGATAATTTGATGGAGACGATGGATAAGGAATCGGAGGAGATGAAGCTGGAAGATGACGGTGGTGAATCCGAAAAAAGACGGAAGAAGAGGTATAAGATGAAGGGTCCATTGTTTGATCCAAAAGCACATTATAGTTGGAAACAATGTAGCACAAGGAGCAAGCATAACTACATTCCTTGTATTGATATGGAAGTTGGATCTGGAAGGCTGCAGTATAGGCATACGGAGAGGAGTTGCCCGAAAGTGGAACCTATGTGTCTTGTACCTCTTCCCCGCGATGGATATGGCCCTCCGGTCCCCTGGCCTGAGAGCAAAGAGAAG ATATTGTACAAGAATGTGGAGCATCCGAAACTGGCTGTATTCATCAAGGAACGTAGTTGGGTGATGAAGTCTGGAGAATATCTGACTTTCCCTCAGAACCAGTCTGAATTGAAGGGTGGGATTCTTCACTATCTTGAGTCCATTGAAGAG ATGGTACCAGACATCGAATGGGGAAAGAATATCCGTGTAGTGCTTGATATTGGATGTACAGATTCCGCCTTTGGGGCTTCTCTTGTTGATAAGGATGTATTAACATTGGCATTGGGCTTGAAGGATGACCTAGTTGACCTAGCTCAAGTTGCCCTCGAACGTGGTTTTCCTGCTTTAGTTAGCCCTTTTCAAAATAGAAGGCTGCCTTTCCCCAGTGGTGTTTTTGATGCTGTTCACTGTGGCGGTTGCACCATACCTTGGCATTCAAATG GGGGTAAGCATCTTCTGGAGATGAATAGGATTTTAAGGCCAGGCGGATACTTTGTCTTGTCAACTAAACATGACagctttgaagaagaagaag CCATGGCTAAATTGACCGCATCTCTCTGTTGGAATATTCTGGCTCATAAAACTGATGAAGTCAGTGACGTGGGTGTCAAAATATACCAGAAGCCAGACTCAAATGATATATATGATCTGAGGAGGAAGAAATATCCACCTTTGTGCAAGGAAAATGAAAACCCAGATGCAGCCTG GTATGTTCCCGTGAAGACTTGCTTGCACCCCATTCCATCTGCCATTGAACAGCGTGGCACAGAGTGGCCAGAGGAATGGCCCAAAAGGCTCGAAAGGTATCCTGACTGGTTAAGTGATAAAGATAAATTGGATGCAGACACCAAGCACTGGAAAGCTATTGTTGATAAATCTTATCTCACTGGACTGGGTATCGACTGGTCAAAAATTCGAAATGTAATGGACATGAAAGCCATCTATGGAGG ATTTGCTGCAGCCCTCGCACAACAAAAGGTTTGGGTGATGAATGTGGTACCTGTCCATGCTCCTGATACACTTCCTTTCATATTTGAACGCGGGCTTGTTGGAACCTACCACGACTGGTGCGAGTCTTTCGGTACTTATCCCAGATCATATGACTTTTTGCATGTGGATCATCTGTTTTCACGGCTTAAGAATAG GTGTAAGCAACCTGTATCAATCGTTGTTGAGATGGATCGCTTGTTACGGCCTGGAGGTTGGGCGATTATACGCGAGAAAGTTGAGGTACTGGAACCCCTGGAGGGTATATTGAAGAGTATGCATTGGGAGATCCGGATGACTTATGCTCAGGGAAAGGAGGGTATCTTATGCGCCCAGAAAACGTTGTGGCGGCCTTAA
- the LOC137740116 gene encoding S-adenosyl-L-methionine-dependent tRNA 4-demethylwyosine synthase-like, whose translation MFLSSAPARLTLLAILSATTVYCFYKSRRLRRLKLSLNPNPGSSPRRGKLFFVSQTGTSEALARRLLDFLKLKGVAFDLVDPNNYEPEDLPKETLVLIVASTWDDGKPPPNAKFFSNWLAESAEDFRVGSLLLSNCKFAVFGVGSRAYGATFNAVGKDLARRMRALGASEMFPIWEGDVDGGDLDEVFDAWSGKVVRFLKGGAAENGGVLGNGVSDECEAESFDVSDEEDEEEEDGGESGVVDLEDIAGKGPSRRNPVAATKTNGTVNGKKEMVSPLIRASLTKQGYKIIGSHSGVKICRWTKSQLRGRGGCYKHSFYGIESHRCMETTPSLACANKCVFCWRHHTNPVGKSWQWKMDDPLEIVNSAIDQHTKMIKQMKGVPGVTLERLTEGLSPRHCALSLVGEPIMYPEINALIDELHRRRISTFLVTNAQFPEKIKMLNPITQLYVSVDAATKESLKAIDRPLFGDFWERLIDSLTSLKDKQQRTVYRLTLVKGWNTEDIDAYYNIFSLGSPDFVEIKGVTYCGTSATSKLTMENVPWHADVKAFSEALALKSNGEYEVACEHVHSCCVLLAKTSKFKIDGQWFTWIDYEKFHDLVASGKHFDSKDYMAPTPSWAVYGAEEGGFDPYQSRYKKERHHRTNQ comes from the exons ATGTTCCTCTCCTCCGCTCCTGCGCGGCTCACTCTCCTCGCCATCCTCTCAGCCACCACTGTCTACTGTTTCTACAAATCCCGCCGCCTCCGACGCCTCAAGCtctccctaaaccctaaccctggCTCTTCGCCTCGCAGAGGCAAGCTCTTCTTCGTCTCCCAAACCGGAACCTCCGAAGCCCTAGCTCGTCGCCTGCTCGATTTTCTGAAATTAAAAGGCGTCGCTTTCGACCTCGTCGACCCCAACAACTACGAGCCGGAAGACCTCCCGAAGGAAACCCTAGTTCTGATCGTCGCTTCGACTTGGGATGACGGGAAGCCGCCTCCGAAcgccaagttcttctccaattgGCTCGCCGAGAGCGCGGAGGACTTCAGGGTGGGATCGCTGCTGCTCTCCAATTGCAAATTCGCCGTCTTCGGCGTTGGGAGCCGAGCCTACGGCGCTACGTTCAATGCGGTGGGGAAGGACTTGGCGAGGAGGATGAGGGCGTTGGGCGCTTCTGAGATGTTTCCGATTTGGGAAGGTGACGTGGACGGTGGTGATTTAGACGAGGTGTTTGATGCTTGGAGTGGGAAGGTGGTGAGGTTTCTGAAGGGTGGTGCGGCGGAAAATGGCGGGGTTTTGGGTAATGGGGTTAGTGATGAATGTGAAGCTGAGAGCTTTGATGTTTCAGACGAGgaagatgaggaggaggaggacggtGGGGAGTCAGGTGTTGTTGATCTTGAGGATATTGCAGGTAAAGGGCCTTCAAGAAGGAACCCAGTGGCGGCGACGAAGACGAACGGGACAGTAAATGGTAAAAAAGAGATGGTCTCTCCGTTGATTCGAGCTAGCTTAACGAAGCAG GGGTATAAAATTATTGGTTCTCATAGCGGTGTCAAAATTTGTAGATGGACAAAGTCGCAGCTTCGAGGCCGTGGAGGTTGCTACAAACACTCGTTTTATGGCATAGAAAGTCACAG GTGCATGGAGACAACCCCTAGTCTGGCATGTGCCAACAAATGTGTTTTTTGTTGGAGACATCACACAAATCCTGTCGGAAAGAGTTGGCAGTGGAAGATGGATGATCCGTTAGAGATTGTTAATTCTGCCATAGACCAGCACACGAAAATGATCAAGCAAATGAAAGGAGTTCCTG GTGTTACATTGGAGCGATTAACAGAGGGTCTCTCTCCCAGGCATTGTGCCTTATCACTTGTTGGTGAACCCATCATGTATCCTGAGATTAATGCACTCATAGATGAGCTGCATCGAAGACGGATTTCTACTTTTCTAGTAACAAATGCTCAGTTTCCTGAAAAGATCAAAATGCTGAACCCTATCACGCAG TTATATGTAAGTGTAGATGCTGCAACTAAAGAGAGTTTGAAGGCGATTGATAGGCCACTTTTTGGGGATTTTTGGGAGCGATTAATT GATTCCTTGACTTCTCTCAAGGACAAACAGCAACGAACTGTTTATCGCCTAACTCTGGTGAAGGGCTGGAATACAGAAGATATCGATGCTTATTATAACATTTTCAGCCTTGGCAGTCCTGATTTTGTTGAAATCAAGGGAGTTACATATTGTGGAAC GTCTGCTACATCAAAGTTGACAATGGAGAATGTGCCCTGGCATGCTGATGTTAAAGCATTTTCAGAGGCCTTAGCTTTGAAAAGTAACGGGGAGTATGAAGTCGCATGTGAGCATGTCCACTCGTGCTGTGTCCTCCTGGCAAAAACTAGCAAGTTCAAGATTGATGGCCAGTGGTTCACGTGGATTGACTATGAAAAGTTTCACGATCTG GTGGCTTCTGGAAAACATTTTGACAGTAAGGATTACATGGCTCCAACACCTTCATGGGCCGTTTATGGGGCAGAGGAAGGCGGTTTTGATCCGTATCAGTCTCGATACAAGAAGGAGCGCCATCACAGAACAAACCAGTGA